CGCAAAAGGCGCAAGTGTCACTCAACGCAACGGCCGGCGCGAAAGGGCAATTGATACAGTGAGCGGCGCATGGTCCGACGGGTTGGCCGGCTTTTACCGAAGCCTCAACAACAGCGCCACCCACAAGATGGATCTGGAGCAAATCCAAAAACTCCGCCCGCAAATCGCCAAGCTCCTGCGCGAACACGCCGCGAAACAAAATCGTTAACCGCCCGTGACTCGTTCATTTCTAAAACGCGCCCTCACGTGTCTGGCGCTGGCCGCGGGGTTATCCCTCCACGCCGCCCCGCGCCCCAATGTGCTGTTCATTGCCGTGGACGATCTCAATGACTGGGTCGGTTGTCTCGGCGGACATCCGCAGGCCAAGACACCAAACATCGATGCCCTCGCCAAGCGCGGCGTGCTCTTTGAACAGGCCCATTGCGCCGCCCCGCTCTGCAGTCCTTCCCGCACCGCAATCATGATGGGGCTTCGCCCATCGACGACCGGTATTTACGGCAACCTGAATTGGTTTCGCGACATGCCACAGTACGAAAACTGGGTCACCTTGCCGCAGTATTTTCGGAAACACGGCTACCTCGCTTGGGGCGGGGGCAAACTCTATCACCAAGCCCATGGTAAGTTCTCTGATGCCGGTGCGTGGG
This is a stretch of genomic DNA from Limisphaerales bacterium. It encodes these proteins:
- a CDS encoding ankyrin repeat domain-containing protein; amino-acid sequence: MRLLLEKGGQVNAVNEDGNTALHVAAFMCRTEIVQLLLAKGASVTQRNGRRERAIDTVSGAWSDGLAGFYRSLNNSATHKMDLEQIQKLRPQIAKLLREHAAKQNR